GTATTCCGGCTTTATTGATTATTGCTCCTTTTATTGAAATGTTCCCAATTGGTTTAGGACTGAAAGTATTATTTGGAAGCGCCATTTTGACTGTTTTAACCTTTGCGATCTTGTTGCCTCTTTTCGGAGATTTTCATAAAAAAGGAGTCTGGTCGTTACTGTTCTTTTTGATTGCTGTTTTGTTTTTTGCGAAAGCACAATACCAGTCTGGTTATGAATTAGGAAAAGCAAAATCGAATAGCTTAGTATATCTTTATAATGTTGATAAAAATAGGGCTTATTGGACAACTTATGATACTAATCTGGATTCTTGGACTAAAGGCTATTTGGGCGAAAACCCGAAAAGCGCAAAAACTCTAAATAATTTGAAATTGTTTAGCAAATACAATTCGGAGTTTACTTATGCATCCGAAACACCAGTAAAAGCAATAGCCAAGCCAACCATTACTTTTTTAACCGATAGCGTTATAGGTTTCAAAAGGTATTTGAAAATAAAAATTACTCCTAACCGAAAGGTAAACCGCTATGATATTTTTGCCGACGAAATCATGAGATTCTTCAACTTTACGGCCAATGGGGTAACTACTTTGGGGCAAAAAGGAACAGAATTAGAAAGAAATGGCAAAAAACTGCTGAGTTATTATGTTGTCGATAATGAACCTTTGGTATTGCAATTTACAATCAACAGAGCCACTGTTTTGGACATGAACATTATGGAAAGTTCTTTTGATTTGATGAATAATCAGTTATTTAGCATGACTCCAAGACAAGACTGGATGATGCCAACACCTTTTGTTTTGAATGATGCAGTTGTAATTACTCAAAAAATAAAACGAACTCCAAAAATCGCTGTTCCTGTTGTAAATCCTGCATTAATAAAACCAGAATTGGTTGATAGCTTAAAAGTGGTAAAGGATAGTTTACGTGTGAAGTAAAGCAGTTTTATTTTTCTGAGATTCACAAAAGATATTGATAAAATCAGTGTTTATCAGTGACATCAGTATAATCCGTGGCCTATATATTTGCCCACGGATTACACTGATCAAACGGATTTTTCCATTGTAATAAAAAAATTAGCAAATCTCTGTGCTAGCTTTGTGTCACTTTGCAAAATAACTTTTCTCTTCTAGCAAGCACATTCAAATTTTAATCCAGCACTGTTCCCCTTAGTTCCTTCGGTGGCATAGCCATCAAATTTCCACCACTCGATTCCTCCTATTAATTCTTTTACTTTAAACCCAAGTTTAGTCATATTCAAAGCTCCTTTAGTTGAAGCATTACAACCTATTCCATCACAATATGTTACATATAAAGCTTCTTTATCTAAATGGCTGGTCGTCTCCAGACTCATCTCGCGATGCGGAATATTAATTGCGTGCGGAATATGTTCTGCTTCAAATCCAAAAGCTTTTCGCGCATCGAGAGCGATTACTTTTTCGCCATTATTTAAAGCATCAAATAAATCGGAAGGATCCATTTCAAAAGCCAATTTGTTTTCATAGTATTTTATTTGTGCTTCCATTTCTATAGTTTTTTAGGCTGTTTGCTATTACAAAAATAGGTCAGGAATTTATCTGATAAAAACGAAAAGAATTCATGTACTTGATGAATTCTTTTCATGTAAATCCAAATATAAATTTTGTTCCTTTGTGAAAACAATTCTCAAAAATGGAAATCAGACATCTAAGATTGATTAAAGCGATTGTCGAAGAAGGGAGCATTACAAAAGCAATAGACAAACTTCATTTGACACAATCGGCACTGAGCCATCAACTCAAAGAAGCCGAATTTCAATTGGGTACGAAAATATTTTTGAGAACGAACAAAAAATTGATTCTGACCAAAGCGGGCGAGAAATTATATGAAATCGCAAATGAAATTCTCGATAAACTTTCGGAAACAGAACTTCAAATCAAGCAAATGGTTTTCGGAGAATCTGGTGAAATAAGAATCAGCACCGAATGTTTTTCAAGTTACCATTGGCTCCCATCAGTTATCAAGCAATTTCATAATTTGTATCCTAATATCGAATTGAAAATCGTTACCGAAGCGACTCATTATCCACTGCAAAAACTATTAGATAATA
The Flavobacterium sp. 5 DNA segment above includes these coding regions:
- a CDS encoding rhodanese-like domain-containing protein, translating into MEAQIKYYENKLAFEMDPSDLFDALNNGEKVIALDARKAFGFEAEHIPHAINIPHREMSLETTSHLDKEALYVTYCDGIGCNASTKGALNMTKLGFKVKELIGGIEWWKFDGYATEGTKGNSAGLKFECAC